From a region of the Triticum aestivum cultivar Chinese Spring chromosome 7D, IWGSC CS RefSeq v2.1, whole genome shotgun sequence genome:
- the LOC123168420 gene encoding uncharacterized protein has product MRGPCCGGSLSRVGGGGGATPPPPNCLPPPAVAPSPPNCLSRPAPPNPCQDHVAGPPSARTQPQPSVSYLSKLLGNKAFKDTATSSSSPQAVAETPPPKPTIYVNDPPDWYFSIYIRIDRSGFFHTYPRLGGPFKSLHEVEKAIERYLDDKRHKTLWNEQAGDSGMDMVIKKALYWPDGRTRKCSDKEVVDHTREQMSLMLQALLDKYNEDHNLVGDLAYEFKDFLHYRSICEDYKWYKHFNFTTKTKDGTEDLFFAEVTEGTCDELVANCFCKIESNENGHCYGCINHGITDMKHPDKADAYSGGHLNVYLPFGGCRSRPNTWTGSKEDVTAEEARLRYIYGIQ; this is encoded by the exons ATGCGCGGCCCGTGCTGCGGCGGATCGCTCAGtcgcgttggcggcggcggcggcgcgacaccACCTCCGCCCAACTGTCTGCCCCCTCCTGCGGTAGCGCCGTCCCCGCCCAACTGCCTGTCCCGTCCCGCGCCCCCAAACCC GTGCCAGGATCATGTGGCTGGGCCTCCATCCGCACGGACGCAGCCGCAACCGTCTGTCTCGTACTTGAGCAAGTTGCTCGGCAATAAGGCATTCAAGGATACTGCCACTTCCTCATCCTCCCCACAGGCTGTAGCTGAGACCCCGCCACCGAAGCCAACCATTTATGTCAACGACCCTCCTGATTGGTACTTCAGTATTTACATCAGGATCGATCGTTCAGGATTTTTCCACACATATCCTCGTCTCGGTGGACCATTCAAGAGCTTACATGAAGTTGAAAAGGCTATTGAGCGCTATCTTGATGACAAGCGGCATAAAACGCT GTGGAACGAGCAAGCTGGGGATTCTGGAATGGACATGGTTATAAAAAAGGCTCTTTACTGGCCTGATGGCAGAACAAGGAAATGTTCAGACAAGGAAGTAGTGGATCATACCCGTGAGCAAATGAGTTTAATGCTTCAAGCTTTACTGGACAAGTATAATGAGGATCACAATCTTGTTGGG GATCTTGCATATGAATTCAAGGATTTTTTGCACTATCGATCAATTTGTGAAGACTATAAGTGGTACAAGCATTTCAATTTCACTACAAAGACTAAAGATGGAACTGAGGATCTTTTCTTTGCTGAAGTGACAGAGGGAACATGCGATGAATTAGTGGCCAACTGTTTCTGCAAGATTGAATCCAATGAAAATG GCCACTGCTATGGTTGCATAAATCATGGAATTACTGATATGAAGCACCCCGACAAGGCTGATGCATACTCTGGTGGCCACTTGAACGTATATTTGCCATTTGGTGGGTGTAGAAGCCGTCCTAACACGTGGACAGGATCTAAGGAAGAT GTGACAGCTGAGGAAGCTAGGCTGAGATACATCTACGGTATACAATGA